The genomic interval TGAGATAAATCCCGCTCATAATATGAAAAAAAGCCATATTATCTGCGAGGTGATAGGTACATTCTGTGGTTTTTTTGGGTTAATTGCTTTAGAAATTATTATTGGACAAGAAGTAAATGTTGTTCACCACATTCATGGGTTCTTCACGATAATTCTATGGATAGCAGTTAACAGTTTCATAATAAGAGGATTAGATATGCCAAAAAAATCATAGAAAATCAAGAGTTAAGGTTACTTATCCAAAATATTAATCATAATACCTCGTATGAAGTTCTATGATCCAAGAGTCGATCTTGTCTATAACTCCCTTGGACCCTCCCAATACCTCTAACTTCGCTCCCTCGACATCTACTTTTATCAGATCTACTTTTGGAACATCCACTAAGAGCCGATCCAAGATGTTCATGGGGATCGTGATAAATCTCCTTGTCGATAGTCTATGCTTTTTGTAGAAGGTATAACCCCCCGAGTGGGGTGTCATAAAGCCGTCTCTCTTCCTCTCTATCTCTATACGTAACTAAAGAAAATTTTTAATTTTATTATATCCTCTCGGGTGTTTCTATCCCCAATAAATCAAAGGTAATTCTTACTATATTTCTGAAGGCTTGAACAAG from Candidatus Methylarchaceae archaeon HK02M2 carries:
- a CDS encoding FkbM family methyltransferase — translated: MTPHSGGYTFYKKHRLSTRRFITIPMNILDRLLVDVPKVDLIKVDVEGAKLEVLGGSKGVIDKIDSWIIELHTRYYD